A stretch of Acidovorax sp. RAC01 DNA encodes these proteins:
- a CDS encoding GIY-YIG nuclease family protein, producing MVEANALTDKNLDEALWLSADNFRHIYGSRRTLIELGGQRIDLLAYYSARSAEAAVDYRNFWQRVRALVKAGRLGDDTLVHAATLSADAWRTHYGGGRRTGFVYDGNEYPEHAGKHFHSITALLRTIGRYADHELIHSRLKAGWSLDDALTIPVAFASRRTGLIYRVIRRKTNAVYVGLTVTSVEQRWAFHIRSAAAGSSTKFHAAIREDGADGFDIEVLECGISDPVLLPAREAFWVERLGALSTNGLNTAKPGGLGSPGGKPISLGGETFRSIEEAADMLSARLGIARHVIRSRLQKGKPLPTPDSVRRQSRHPEAGSNLFRRWLGMRNRHAGAIVEAWSDYDQFKKDVSPVPADMELIRKRPGAPWGPGNVEWVSTREKIERTHGKELTVHGVLFPSLTAVAKAHGIGISTLKNRVFQQGMSIEQAIAVPLGATSHRRLDEHITVDGKQFRSKRQAILYIAETRGLTEHQAKYRLSTGSY from the coding sequence TTGGTTGAGGCAAATGCGCTGACGGACAAAAACCTAGACGAAGCCCTCTGGCTGAGCGCAGACAACTTTAGGCACATCTACGGCAGCCGGCGAACGCTGATCGAGCTAGGCGGGCAGAGGATTGACCTGCTCGCCTACTACTCCGCTCGGTCGGCCGAAGCCGCCGTTGACTACCGCAACTTCTGGCAACGTGTCCGAGCCCTTGTCAAGGCTGGACGCCTCGGTGACGACACCCTTGTGCATGCTGCAACCTTGTCCGCAGACGCTTGGCGCACCCACTATGGCGGAGGACGCCGCACGGGTTTTGTCTACGACGGCAACGAATATCCGGAGCATGCGGGAAAGCACTTCCACAGCATCACTGCGCTGCTGCGAACGATTGGCAGGTACGCTGATCATGAACTCATCCACTCTCGTCTGAAGGCCGGCTGGAGCTTGGATGACGCGCTCACGATTCCCGTAGCCTTCGCTAGCCGCCGCACCGGTTTGATCTATCGCGTAATCCGCCGCAAGACGAACGCCGTGTACGTCGGTCTGACAGTGACCTCCGTGGAACAACGGTGGGCCTTTCACATCCGTAGCGCGGCTGCAGGTTCGAGCACGAAGTTCCACGCGGCGATTCGCGAGGATGGTGCCGATGGATTCGACATCGAGGTTCTTGAATGCGGCATCAGTGACCCGGTCCTGTTGCCTGCGCGCGAAGCCTTCTGGGTTGAGCGTCTGGGGGCCCTGAGTACCAACGGCCTCAACACAGCCAAGCCAGGCGGTCTCGGCAGTCCCGGCGGCAAGCCTATCAGCCTCGGTGGGGAAACATTTCGATCCATCGAGGAAGCTGCCGACATGCTGAGCGCGCGGCTTGGCATCGCCCGACACGTCATTCGGTCCCGGCTTCAGAAAGGGAAGCCGCTGCCAACGCCTGACAGCGTCCGGCGCCAGAGCCGCCATCCCGAGGCTGGATCAAACCTCTTCCGGCGCTGGCTGGGTATGCGCAATCGACATGCTGGCGCTATCGTGGAAGCATGGTCGGACTACGACCAGTTCAAGAAGGACGTGTCTCCTGTCCCAGCCGATATGGAACTCATCCGTAAGCGGCCGGGCGCCCCCTGGGGCCCCGGCAACGTCGAGTGGGTCAGCACTCGGGAAAAGATCGAGAGGACGCACGGCAAGGAGTTGACAGTCCATGGTGTCCTCTTTCCCTCGCTGACTGCCGTCGCAAAGGCTCACGGTATTGGAATCAGCACGCTCAAAAACAGGGTCTTTCAACAGGGCATGTCGATTGAGCAGGCGATAGCAGTGCCTCTCGGCGCCACGTCACATAGACGCCTCGACGAACACATTACGGTGGACGGCAAGCAGTTCCGCTCGAAGCGTCAGGCAATCCTTTACATCGCAGAGACCCGTGGCCTCACTGAGCATCAGGCCAAGTACCGACTCAGTACAGGCTCGTATTGA
- a CDS encoding DUF932 domain-containing protein produces MAHLVQTMAYVGETPWHNLGQQLPAKQPIDVWAREAGMDWTIRETPVRYMATESGTGAAPSAASSVSDLYGEPMEFPDQKVLYRSDTKVPLSVVSARYQVVQPKQVLEFYRDLTEVSGYELETAGVLKAGRKFWALARTGKSSALKGNDVVNGYLLLATSCDGTLATTATPTTVRVVCNNTLSIALSGTSSAIKVPHSTSFDAQAVKKQLGIAVSQWDGFMYRMKTLSERKVKSHESMNYFLKVLCQTDGHADASAGLTNERALKKVQAMYEGQGRGAELAAAKGTAWGLLCAVTEFVDHERRARSQEYRLDSAWFGQGATLKHRALEQALQLAS; encoded by the coding sequence ATGGCACATCTCGTTCAAACCATGGCCTATGTCGGCGAGACCCCCTGGCACAACCTGGGTCAGCAATTGCCCGCCAAACAACCCATCGATGTCTGGGCCCGCGAAGCGGGCATGGACTGGACCATTCGCGAGACCCCTGTGCGCTACATGGCCACGGAGTCCGGCACTGGCGCCGCGCCCAGTGCTGCCTCTTCTGTCTCGGACCTCTATGGCGAACCCATGGAGTTCCCCGACCAGAAGGTGCTGTACCGCAGCGATACCAAGGTCCCCCTGTCGGTGGTCAGTGCCCGCTACCAGGTGGTGCAGCCCAAGCAGGTACTCGAGTTCTATCGGGATTTGACGGAAGTCTCTGGTTATGAGCTGGAGACGGCCGGGGTTCTCAAGGCCGGGCGCAAGTTCTGGGCCCTGGCCCGCACCGGCAAATCCTCAGCACTCAAGGGCAACGATGTGGTCAATGGTTATCTGCTGCTGGCCACGTCCTGTGATGGGACGCTGGCAACCACGGCCACACCGACCACCGTTCGAGTCGTCTGCAACAACACCCTCTCCATTGCCCTGTCCGGAACGTCGAGTGCGATCAAGGTGCCCCACAGCACCAGCTTTGATGCGCAGGCGGTCAAGAAGCAGTTGGGGATTGCCGTCTCGCAATGGGACGGTTTCATGTACAGGATGAAGACCTTGTCCGAGCGCAAGGTCAAGAGCCATGAGTCCATGAACTACTTCCTCAAGGTGCTCTGCCAGACGGATGGGCATGCGGATGCGTCTGCAGGTCTCACCAACGAACGTGCTCTCAAGAAGGTGCAAGCCATGTACGAGGGCCAGGGCCGGGGTGCCGAGTTGGCTGCCGCCAAGGGCACTGCCTGGGGTCTGCTGTGCGCCGTCACCGAGTTCGTGGACCACGAGCGCCGGGCGCGCAGTCAGGAGTACCGGCTGGACAGTGCCTGGTTTGGCCAGGGGGCCACCCTCAAACACCGGGCGCTGGAGCAGGCGTTGCAGTTGGCGTCGTGA
- a CDS encoding IS3 family transposase (programmed frameshift), whose protein sequence is MKKTNKFSPEVRERAMRMVQEQRGEYPSLWAAIESIAPKIGCVPQTLNEWVKRTEVDAGKREGVTTAEAQRVKELEREVKELRRANEILKLASAFFAPGGARPPPEVLKTFIDQHRNAFGVEPLCKVLQVAPSAYRRHAALLRQPHKRCARAKRDELLMPQIQRVWQANMQVYGADKVWRQLAREGVTVARCTVERLMRSMGLRGVMRGKVVRTTIGDAKAACPLDRVNRQFRAERPNQLWVSDFTYVSTWQGWLYVAFVIDVYARRIVGWRVSNSMRTDFVLDALEQALYARQPERNGSLVCHSDRGSQYVSIRYTERLAEAGIEPSVGSKGDSYDNALAETINGLYKAELIHRRAPWKTKEAVEFATLEWVSWFNHHRLLEPIGYIPPAEAEANYYRQFANQATAVVT, encoded by the exons ATGAAGAAGACGAACAAGTTCTCACCCGAGGTGCGTGAGCGCGCAATGAGGATGGTGCAGGAGCAGCGCGGGGAGTACCCGTCACTGTGGGCAGCCATCGAATCCATTGCCCCCAAGATTGGTTGCGTGCCACAAACGTTGAACGAATGGGTCAAGCGCACCGAAGTTGATGCAGGCAAGCGCGAAGGCGTCACCACAGCCGAAGCACAGCGGGTCAAGGAGTTGGAGCGCGAGGTCAAGGAACTGCGCCGGGCCAACGAGATATTGAAGCTGGCCAGCGCGTTTTTCGCCC CAGGCGGAGCTCGACCGCCGCCTGAAGTCTTGAAGACCTTCATCGACCAGCATCGCAATGCTTTCGGGGTCGAGCCGCTCTGCAAGGTTCTGCAGGTTGCCCCGTCGGCGTATCGACGTCATGCCGCGCTGCTGCGCCAGCCCCACAAGCGCTGCGCCCGTGCCAAACGCGACGAGTTGCTGATGCCGCAGATTCAACGCGTCTGGCAGGCCAACATGCAGGTCTACGGCGCCGACAAGGTGTGGCGGCAACTGGCGCGCGAAGGCGTGACCGTAGCTCGCTGTACTGTCGAGCGGCTGATGCGCAGCATGGGACTGCGCGGAGTGATGCGGGGCAAAGTCGTACGCACCACCATCGGTGACGCCAAGGCTGCGTGCCCGCTGGACCGGGTAAACCGGCAGTTCCGGGCAGAGAGGCCCAACCAACTGTGGGTCAGCGACTTCACCTACGTCTCGACCTGGCAGGGCTGGCTGTACGTGGCCTTCGTCATTGATGTGTATGCCAGGCGCATCGTGGGCTGGCGAGTCAGCAATTCGATGCGTACCGACTTCGTGCTCGACGCCCTGGAGCAAGCGCTCTATGCCCGTCAGCCTGAGCGCAATGGCAGCCTGGTCTGTCACTCGGACAGAGGTTCCCAATACGTCAGTATTCGATATACCGAGCGATTGGCAGAAGCAGGCATCGAGCCATCGGTAGGGAGCAAGGGCGACAGCTACGACAACGCCTTGGCGGAAACCATCAATGGCCTGTACAAGGCAGAACTCATCCACCGCCGGGCACCCTGGAAAACCAAGGAGGCGGTGGAGTTTGCAACCCTCGAATGGGTGTCATGGTTCAACCACCATCGCCTGCTCGAACCCATCGGGTATATCCCGCCTGCTGAGGCTGAGGCAAACTACTACCGGCAATTCGCCAATCAGGCCACTGCTGTGGTGACCTGA
- a CDS encoding cation transporter yields the protein MSTCQSSSCSSSCNSQTVDEAPSAIASVESTFSVPGMDCPSEENLIRMALGGLTGVGPMTFDLAHRQLRVVHSGEPARIAQKLTPLNLGAVLLTSERRTEGGQWKTRFSVPKMDCPSEENLIRMALADASAVAALDFDLKDRVLTVQHGGSTQELLGRLIPLNLGAQVLDSVQSDESTAPDAEGNASEARTLKLLLAINGAMFVFELIVGLIAQSTGLIADSLDMFADAAVYGLALYAVGRAAALKMKAAHIAGWLQVVLALGALLEVVRRAVVGSEPASMLMMSIGLVALIANVTCLVLIAKKRDRGAHMTASYIFSANDVIANAGVIVAGVLVAWTGSSYPDLVIGAVIALIVLSGARRILNLR from the coding sequence ATGAGTACATGTCAAAGCAGTAGCTGCTCGAGCAGTTGCAATTCGCAGACGGTCGACGAGGCCCCAAGCGCCATTGCTTCCGTGGAGAGCACATTTTCAGTTCCGGGAATGGACTGCCCCTCCGAGGAGAACCTCATTCGCATGGCGCTGGGTGGTCTGACCGGGGTTGGGCCGATGACCTTCGATCTGGCCCATCGGCAGCTCCGGGTGGTGCACTCGGGCGAGCCCGCCAGGATCGCCCAGAAGCTGACGCCCCTGAACTTGGGTGCGGTTCTGCTGACAAGCGAGAGGCGCACCGAAGGCGGGCAGTGGAAGACGCGTTTCTCCGTGCCGAAGATGGATTGCCCGTCGGAGGAGAATCTCATTCGGATGGCGCTGGCCGATGCGTCGGCTGTTGCGGCACTGGACTTCGATCTGAAGGACCGTGTACTCACCGTGCAGCATGGGGGAAGTACGCAAGAGCTGCTGGGCCGTCTCATCCCTCTCAACCTCGGCGCGCAAGTGTTGGACAGCGTGCAAAGCGACGAGTCTACGGCCCCAGACGCAGAGGGGAATGCCTCTGAGGCTCGGACCTTAAAGCTGCTGCTCGCTATCAACGGTGCGATGTTTGTCTTTGAGTTGATCGTTGGCCTGATCGCCCAGTCCACAGGTCTCATAGCGGACTCGCTTGACATGTTCGCCGATGCGGCGGTCTACGGACTGGCGCTCTATGCGGTGGGCCGCGCCGCCGCCTTGAAGATGAAGGCAGCGCACATCGCTGGTTGGTTGCAAGTCGTGCTTGCGCTTGGCGCGCTTTTGGAGGTCGTTCGGCGGGCAGTTGTGGGAAGTGAGCCGGCGTCCATGCTCATGATGAGTATCGGGCTGGTCGCATTGATCGCCAACGTCACCTGCCTGGTGCTGATCGCCAAGAAGCGGGATCGGGGCGCCCACATGACGGCAAGCTACATTTTTTCTGCGAATGATGTGATCGCAAACGCGGGGGTGATAGTCGCTGGTGTTTTGGTCGCTTGGACGGGCTCCTCGTACCCTGACCTCGTGATTGGCGCAGTCATTGCGCTGATAGTGCTCAGCGGTGCCCGGCGCATCCTGAACCTCCGATAG
- a CDS encoding YqaJ viral recombinase family nuclease yields MVQPVVSPVGSSPTKPRPALRLVKTQDLDRDQWLQVRKGGIGSSDAAAAVGLNPYQSQLELWMEKTGRAPVAPPGDGGADDLSPMYWGSLLEPIVAAHYTRHTGNRVRRINAVLQHPEHPWMLANIDREVMGAPDVQLLECKTAGIQGAWLWRDGVPEYVQLQVQHQLAVTGKQAADVAVLLGGQELQIFRIERDEELIAQLITLEREFWGYVERGQAPPADGSDSADRALRALYPRDTGFTLNLKHDLVMGAVFSDLLAVREVLATNTALEAQLKQTIQQRMGDSSRAVFENGEVSFKRSRDGTQLDTARLAKEQPEIVKAYTVPKPGSRRFLVQT; encoded by the coding sequence ATGGTTCAACCTGTTGTTTCACCGGTGGGTTCATCTCCCACCAAACCCCGCCCTGCCCTTCGGCTGGTCAAGACCCAAGACCTGGATCGCGATCAGTGGTTGCAGGTCCGCAAAGGAGGTATCGGGAGTTCAGATGCTGCGGCTGCGGTGGGGCTCAACCCCTACCAGTCGCAGCTGGAGTTGTGGATGGAGAAGACCGGTCGTGCGCCTGTCGCCCCACCAGGGGACGGCGGTGCGGACGATTTGAGTCCCATGTACTGGGGTTCGCTTCTGGAGCCCATTGTGGCTGCGCACTACACCCGCCATACGGGCAACCGGGTACGGCGCATCAATGCGGTGCTGCAGCATCCCGAGCATCCTTGGATGCTGGCCAACATCGACCGGGAGGTGATGGGGGCCCCGGATGTCCAGTTGCTGGAGTGCAAGACCGCTGGCATTCAGGGGGCCTGGCTCTGGCGCGATGGGGTGCCGGAGTATGTGCAGTTGCAGGTGCAGCACCAGTTGGCCGTGACGGGCAAACAGGCTGCAGATGTGGCGGTGCTGCTCGGGGGCCAGGAGCTGCAGATCTTCCGGATCGAGCGGGATGAGGAGTTGATCGCCCAGCTCATCACCTTGGAGCGGGAGTTCTGGGGGTATGTGGAGCGGGGCCAGGCGCCGCCGGCCGATGGGTCGGATTCTGCAGACCGGGCTTTGCGGGCGCTGTATCCCCGGGACACGGGTTTCACCCTGAACCTCAAGCATGACCTGGTGATGGGGGCGGTGTTCTCAGACCTGTTGGCGGTGCGGGAGGTGCTGGCGACCAACACGGCCCTGGAAGCCCAACTCAAGCAAACCATTCAGCAACGTATGGGGGACTCCAGCCGGGCGGTGTTTGAGAACGGGGAGGTCAGCTTCAAACGCAGTCGGGATGGGACGCAGCTCGATACCGCGCGGCTGGCCAAGGAGCAGCCGGAGATCGTGAAGGCCTACACGGTACCCAAGCCTGGGAGTCGGAGGTTTCTGGTGCAGACCTGA
- a CDS encoding IS256 family transposase gives MPRKTKTTAAADKAAQPQFSAAALEQLIPGPVTPAELEGIFKQFKKAVLERALGAEMSHHLGYAPGQAKPEGAATNHRNGKSAKTVLTDVGALRIDVPRDREGTFEPQLIGKHERRFTGFDDKIIAMYARGMTVREIQGFLSEMYSVDVSPDLISSVTDAVMSEVTAWQSRPLESMYPVVFFDALRVKIREEAVVRSKAVYLALGVLPDGSRDILGIWIENTEGAKFWMKVFNDLKTRGVHDILIAVTDGLKGMPEALGAVFPATTLQTCIVHLIRGSLDFASWKDRKSLATAIKPIYTAVSAEAAEAELTAFEAGPWGQKFPTVVGAWRRVWDKVIPFFAFPPEVRRVIYTTNAIESVNARLRKIIKTRGHFPSDDAATKLIWLALRNITEDWGRAANNWKSAMNQFAILYEDRFTKSST, from the coding sequence ATGCCACGCAAGACTAAGACAACCGCAGCAGCGGACAAGGCGGCGCAGCCGCAATTCTCAGCCGCAGCGCTTGAGCAACTGATCCCCGGGCCGGTGACGCCAGCCGAGCTTGAGGGCATCTTCAAGCAGTTCAAGAAGGCCGTATTGGAGCGCGCACTGGGCGCCGAGATGAGTCACCACCTGGGCTACGCGCCCGGTCAGGCCAAACCCGAAGGGGCTGCCACCAATCACCGCAATGGCAAGAGCGCCAAGACCGTTCTCACCGATGTCGGCGCTTTGCGCATCGACGTCCCCCGCGATCGCGAGGGCACCTTCGAGCCGCAACTCATTGGCAAGCATGAGCGCCGCTTTACGGGCTTTGATGACAAGATCATCGCCATGTACGCGCGCGGCATGACGGTGCGCGAGATCCAGGGCTTTCTTTCTGAGATGTACTCGGTGGACGTCTCGCCCGATCTCATCAGCAGCGTCACTGACGCCGTGATGAGCGAGGTCACGGCCTGGCAGAGTCGCCCGCTGGAGTCGATGTACCCGGTCGTGTTCTTTGACGCGCTGCGGGTCAAGATCCGCGAGGAAGCCGTGGTTCGCTCCAAGGCCGTTTACCTGGCCCTGGGCGTACTACCCGATGGCAGCCGCGACATCCTGGGCATCTGGATCGAAAACACCGAAGGAGCCAAGTTCTGGATGAAGGTCTTCAACGACCTGAAGACGCGCGGAGTCCACGACATCCTGATCGCCGTCACCGACGGGCTCAAGGGCATGCCAGAGGCGCTGGGCGCAGTGTTCCCGGCCACGACGCTGCAGACCTGCATCGTGCATCTGATCCGGGGCAGCCTGGACTTTGCGTCATGGAAGGACCGCAAGAGCCTGGCCACGGCCATCAAGCCGATCTACACGGCGGTGAGCGCCGAGGCCGCTGAGGCCGAGCTGACTGCGTTTGAAGCCGGGCCCTGGGGCCAGAAGTTCCCCACTGTCGTGGGCGCCTGGCGCAGGGTCTGGGACAAGGTCATACCGTTCTTTGCCTTCCCGCCCGAGGTGCGCCGCGTGATCTACACGACCAACGCGATTGAGAGCGTGAATGCGAGGCTGCGCAAGATCATCAAAACCCGAGGGCACTTCCCCAGCGACGATGCAGCCACCAAGCTGATCTGGCTGGCACTGCGCAACATCACCGAAGACTGGGGGCGGGCTGCAAACAACTGGAAGTCAGCAATGAACCAATTTGCGATCCTCTACGAGGACCGGTTCACGAAATCGAGCACGTAA
- a CDS encoding IS3 family transposase (programmed frameshift), whose translation MSDKQVRAQYTREFKLEAVRQVRAGQAIAVVAKVLGIPKASLGNWVRLSSKGELNDVGSADKATKVSPEQMEIARLRAENARLRMERDIAKKAGGVLRAGHAARYAWIDQMKYRYPVSVSCGVLEVSASGYFNWLRRREDGHGRSGPGRLYSDEALLAHIRAIHAEVKGEYGWPRMHKELVARGIRVGKDRVRKLMQQHGIKAKTKRKFVVTTDSRHSLPVAPDLVQRRFNPEAPNQLWSGDITYIQTDEGWLYLAAVIDLFSRQVVGWSLQSHMQASLVKDALTMALWRRRPPPGLIFHSDRGSQYCSHEVQGALKDWGMRSSMSRKGNCWDNAPTESFWGRLKTASVHGCKFATREQAGQAVMDWMAFYNHRRLHSSLGYLSPMQYEQRWYEAQRKKAA comes from the exons ATGAGTGACAAGCAAGTGCGTGCGCAGTACACGCGGGAGTTCAAACTGGAGGCGGTTCGGCAGGTGCGAGCTGGCCAGGCGATTGCGGTGGTGGCCAAGGTGCTGGGCATTCCCAAGGCCAGTCTGGGCAACTGGGTGCGACTGTCATCCAAGGGAGAGCTGAACGACGTTGGCAGCGCCGACAAGGCGACCAAAGTCTCGCCCGAGCAGATGGAGATTGCCCGGCTGCGCGCCGAGAATGCTCGCCTTCGCATGGAGCGCGACATCGCAAAAAAAGCTG GCGGCGTACTTCGCGCAGGACACGCTGCGAGGTACGCCTGGATTGACCAAATGAAGTACCGTTACCCGGTGAGCGTGTCCTGCGGGGTGCTGGAGGTCAGCGCCAGCGGGTACTTCAACTGGCTGCGCCGGCGAGAGGATGGTCATGGCCGCAGCGGCCCTGGCCGACTCTACAGCGATGAAGCCCTGCTGGCGCACATCCGTGCCATCCACGCCGAGGTCAAGGGCGAATACGGCTGGCCACGCATGCACAAGGAGCTTGTGGCCCGAGGCATCCGGGTGGGCAAAGACCGGGTTCGCAAGCTCATGCAGCAGCACGGCATCAAGGCCAAAACGAAACGCAAGTTTGTGGTCACCACCGACAGCCGCCACAGCCTGCCGGTGGCACCTGACCTGGTGCAGCGGCGCTTCAACCCTGAAGCTCCCAACCAGCTATGGAGTGGCGACATCACCTACATCCAAACCGACGAAGGCTGGCTGTACCTGGCCGCCGTCATCGACCTGTTTAGCCGCCAGGTGGTGGGCTGGAGCCTGCAGTCGCACATGCAGGCAAGCCTGGTCAAGGACGCGCTGACCATGGCGTTGTGGCGTCGCCGGCCACCACCCGGTCTGATATTCCACAGCGACCGGGGCAGCCAGTATTGCAGCCACGAGGTCCAGGGCGCACTGAAGGACTGGGGCATGCGTTCATCGATGAGCAGGAAGGGCAACTGCTGGGATAACGCCCCAACGGAAAGCTTCTGGGGGCGGCTGAAAACAGCCAGCGTACATGGGTGCAAATTCGCTACCCGTGAGCAGGCCGGGCAGGCGGTGATGGACTGGATGGCCTTCTACAATCACCGCAGGCTGCATTCCTCGCTGGGCTACCTCAGCCCGATGCAGTACGAACAACGCTGGTACGAGGCACAGCGCAAAAAGGCCGCGTGA
- a CDS encoding NUDIX hydrolase yields MIKNRELFPLVSVDIALFSVVDECLRVLMVKRAQEPEVGQWALPGGVLKPHLDNSLEATARRVLADKVAIELPHLQEVRTYSGPDRDPRGWSIAVLFYALLPLDKTDAVVRNKVEAVEWVDVVSPKRRLAFDHSEQLEVAVQKLRAKVTADVLPLHLLPEHFTLSQLQKVVEIILGHPLDKSSFRRRLKTSDDIIETDEFVRGAQRPAQVFKARQDFTF; encoded by the coding sequence ATGATTAAGAATCGTGAACTCTTCCCACTCGTCAGTGTCGATATCGCGTTGTTCAGCGTGGTCGATGAGTGCCTTAGAGTGCTGATGGTGAAGAGGGCGCAAGAACCCGAAGTCGGACAATGGGCATTGCCTGGTGGCGTGCTCAAACCCCATCTGGACAACTCTCTTGAAGCGACGGCGCGCCGAGTACTAGCCGACAAGGTGGCCATTGAATTGCCACATCTGCAAGAAGTGCGCACATACAGCGGGCCAGACCGCGACCCCCGAGGGTGGTCTATCGCCGTCTTGTTTTATGCCTTACTACCTCTGGACAAGACCGATGCCGTTGTCCGTAACAAAGTAGAGGCAGTGGAGTGGGTGGACGTTGTCTCTCCAAAACGCCGCCTGGCTTTTGACCATTCGGAACAACTGGAGGTAGCGGTCCAGAAACTGCGGGCCAAAGTGACAGCAGATGTACTTCCCCTACACCTGCTGCCCGAACACTTCACGTTGTCGCAGTTGCAGAAGGTGGTCGAGATCATCTTGGGTCATCCACTCGACAAGAGTTCTTTCCGACGACGCCTGAAGACATCGGACGACATTATTGAGACCGATGAGTTTGTGCGAGGGGCACAACGTCCGGCGCAAGTTTTTAAGGCCAGGCAGGACTTCACGTTCTAG
- a CDS encoding helix-turn-helix domain-containing protein, whose protein sequence is MSAKPTPPTHLPDPGNVREVLAYWIRLLRVEKGWSQERLAHECELDRTYVSAVERCRWNIALANIERLAQALGVEPWTLLKPPEQAIKPARKTARKNPAKV, encoded by the coding sequence GTGTCTGCCAAACCCACGCCCCCGACCCATCTGCCCGACCCGGGCAACGTGCGCGAAGTCCTCGCGTACTGGATTCGGCTACTGCGTGTAGAAAAAGGCTGGTCCCAAGAGCGTCTGGCTCACGAGTGCGAACTCGACCGCACCTATGTCTCGGCGGTTGAGCGCTGCCGCTGGAACATCGCCCTGGCCAACATCGAGCGCCTGGCGCAGGCCCTGGGCGTGGAGCCCTGGACACTGCTCAAACCTCCAGAGCAAGCGATCAAGCCCGCGCGCAAAACCGCCAGAAAGAATCCCGCCAAGGTTTGA
- a CDS encoding H-NS histone family protein — MSSYAELLAQKKLLDEQIANARKAESEQALQTVLQLVQEFGFTAQQVFPWKPQPKKVAAKYRDPDTGATWSGRGKPPQWIAGKDRTPFVIA; from the coding sequence ATGTCCAGCTACGCCGAACTCCTCGCCCAGAAAAAACTCCTCGACGAACAAATCGCCAACGCCAGGAAGGCCGAGTCCGAACAGGCCCTCCAAACCGTTCTGCAACTCGTTCAGGAGTTCGGATTCACCGCCCAGCAAGTCTTCCCTTGGAAGCCCCAGCCCAAGAAGGTCGCTGCCAAGTACCGCGACCCCGATACCGGTGCTACCTGGTCCGGCCGGGGCAAGCCGCCCCAGTGGATTGCGGGCAAGGACCGCACGCCCTTTGTGATTGCCTGA
- a CDS encoding recombination directionality factor, with translation MLKGLALTPPVIGRIAIGRVVEKAGRRLPEKDDEFTLTSQVQNKDGWVPHPVDAQLRKEPGAKLRCIPVRLLFDDPDLSLRANYTMFDRATGRPLCVGDGESCKRVTLSGMQSLPCPSPAVCPLAQDGNCKPYGRLHVRVEAEGNTEAGMAGMSGDELGSFVFRTTGFNSIRTLSARLRYLFAVSGGLLAGLPLELRLRGKSTTLSHRTPIYYVDLTLRAGSSLAQVVALARQEREQQAALGLDQAALDEAARQGLALGEFEESEEEGAEVVEEFYPDSDTNGDGGTEQAPAPISLRGKLHRKQEALGVRSTATGDPGASHAGA, from the coding sequence ATGCTCAAAGGTTTGGCTTTGACACCGCCCGTGATCGGGCGCATTGCGATTGGGCGGGTGGTGGAGAAGGCAGGACGTCGCCTGCCTGAGAAGGACGATGAGTTCACACTGACCAGCCAGGTACAGAACAAGGATGGGTGGGTTCCCCATCCGGTAGATGCCCAGTTGCGCAAGGAGCCCGGGGCCAAGCTGCGCTGCATTCCGGTGCGGTTGCTGTTTGATGATCCGGACCTGAGTCTGCGGGCGAACTACACGATGTTTGATCGGGCCACGGGACGACCACTGTGTGTGGGAGATGGAGAAAGCTGCAAGCGGGTGACCCTGTCGGGGATGCAGTCCCTGCCCTGCCCTTCGCCTGCGGTGTGTCCGCTGGCCCAAGACGGGAACTGCAAGCCGTATGGACGGCTGCATGTGCGGGTGGAGGCTGAGGGGAATACCGAAGCAGGTATGGCGGGTATGAGTGGCGATGAACTGGGCAGCTTTGTGTTTCGGACGACGGGCTTCAACAGCATCCGGACGCTGTCGGCTCGGCTGCGGTATCTGTTTGCTGTGTCGGGTGGATTGTTGGCGGGATTGCCCTTGGAGCTTCGGCTGCGGGGCAAGTCCACGACGCTGTCACACCGCACGCCGATCTACTACGTGGATCTGACGCTGAGAGCGGGAAGCAGCTTGGCCCAGGTCGTGGCGTTGGCACGGCAGGAGCGGGAGCAGCAGGCTGCGCTGGGGCTGGATCAGGCGGCGCTGGATGAAGCAGCGCGGCAGGGTTTGGCGCTCGGGGAGTTCGAGGAGTCGGAGGAGGAAGGCGCAGAGGTCGTCGAGGAGTTCTATCCGGATTCCGATACGAATGGAGATGGTGGAACGGAGCAAGCACCCGCGCCGATCTCGCTGCGCGGCAAGCTGCATCGCAAGCAGGAGGCTCTGGGAGTGCGTTCCACCGCAACGGGTGATCCAGGGGCTTCCCATGCGGGGGCCTGA